A single window of Rhodococcus jostii RHA1 DNA harbors:
- a CDS encoding 2-oxo acid dehydrogenase subunit E2, which produces MTTEQLEGTTVRMPALGESVDEGTITRWLKQPGDHVTAEEPLLEVATDKVDTEIPSPVTGILQRHLAEENDVVAIDAELAIITESGGTAAAPAAPPIPAPTADPAQTPPPPEPDTATPPATLGTAASLPATGSTTEKLPRIRRTIAKRMVESLQTAAQLTTVLEVDVTAIARLRATHKDAFLQRTGIKLSFLPFFAQAAVDALAEHRVLNASLNTDVTEVTYYDHCHLGMAVDSAKGLMVPVIRDAQQLGIEGLAQAIADKADKVRTGTITADDLTGGTFTLTNTGSRGALFDTPIINQPQTGILGVGAVVERLVPSRQDGELRIDVRSMAYLSISYDHRIVDGADAARFLTTVKARLENGFTPNDL; this is translated from the coding sequence ATGACAACCGAACAACTCGAAGGCACCACGGTGCGGATGCCGGCCCTCGGGGAGAGCGTCGACGAAGGCACCATCACCCGGTGGCTCAAACAACCCGGTGACCACGTCACCGCGGAGGAACCACTGCTCGAGGTCGCCACCGACAAGGTCGACACCGAGATTCCGTCACCGGTCACCGGGATTCTCCAGCGCCACCTCGCCGAGGAGAACGACGTCGTCGCCATCGACGCCGAACTGGCCATCATCACCGAATCCGGCGGCACGGCTGCGGCTCCCGCGGCCCCTCCCATACCGGCACCGACGGCGGATCCTGCACAGACCCCGCCGCCTCCGGAGCCGGACACGGCCACACCCCCGGCCACACTAGGCACCGCTGCGTCGCTGCCGGCGACCGGCTCGACCACCGAAAAACTACCGCGGATCCGCCGCACGATAGCGAAGCGGATGGTCGAATCGTTGCAGACCGCCGCCCAGCTGACCACGGTGCTCGAGGTCGACGTCACCGCGATCGCCCGGCTGCGGGCCACCCACAAGGACGCCTTCCTGCAGCGGACCGGAATCAAGCTGTCCTTCCTGCCGTTCTTCGCCCAAGCCGCCGTCGACGCGTTGGCCGAGCACCGGGTCCTCAACGCCTCGCTGAACACCGACGTCACCGAGGTGACCTACTACGACCACTGCCACCTCGGCATGGCCGTCGACAGCGCAAAGGGCCTGATGGTGCCGGTCATCCGAGACGCCCAGCAGCTCGGCATCGAGGGACTGGCCCAGGCGATCGCGGACAAAGCCGACAAGGTCCGCACCGGCACGATCACCGCCGACGACCTGACGGGCGGCACCTTCACCCTCACCAACACCGGCAGCCGGGGCGCACTGTTCGACACCCCGATCATCAACCAACCGCAGACCGGGATCCTCGGTGTCGGTGCCGTGGTCGAGCGCCTGGTCCCGTCCCGGCAGGACGGTGAGCTCCGCATCGACGTGCGGTCGATGGCCTACCTGTCCATCTCCTACGATCACCGCATCGTCGACGGCGCCGACGCCGCCCGCTTTCTGACCACCGTCAAAGCCCGGCTCGAAAACGGTTTCACCCCAAACGATCTCTGA
- a CDS encoding Lrp/AsnC family transcriptional regulator produces MPSTHQADQIDARLLLALAESPRATTIALADRIGLSRNTVQARMGKLDDSHALRSFERRIDPAILGYPLQAYILTNVTQRKLARVGAALDGIPEVLEVLGLSGVADLLLHVAVRDADDLYRVAGDILGIKGVKRTTTALVMREMVDYRIAPLVEKLID; encoded by the coding sequence ATGCCAAGCACGCACCAAGCGGATCAGATCGACGCCCGGCTTCTGCTCGCGCTCGCGGAGTCGCCGCGGGCCACGACCATTGCCCTGGCGGACCGGATAGGACTCTCACGCAACACCGTTCAGGCCCGGATGGGCAAGCTCGACGACTCGCACGCGCTGCGCTCGTTCGAGCGCCGCATCGACCCGGCGATTCTCGGTTACCCGCTGCAGGCATACATCTTGACCAACGTCACCCAGCGCAAGCTTGCCCGTGTCGGGGCCGCCCTCGACGGCATTCCCGAGGTGCTCGAGGTCCTCGGCCTCAGCGGTGTCGCGGATCTGCTCCTCCACGTCGCCGTCCGGGACGCCGACGACCTGTATCGGGTGGCCGGGGACATCCTTGGGATCAAGGGGGTCAAACGCACCACGACCGCCCTGGTGATGCGCGAGATGGTCGACTACCGGATCGCGCCGCTGGTCGAGAAGCTCATCGACTGA
- a CDS encoding transketolase-like TK C-terminal-containing protein → MHDTLPVAPGTATPPAQAGGPVDLETLETIRQRVLWLSTSMIHHANRIRPNPTGLKVGGHQASCASMVSIMTSLWFEQLQPGDRVSVKPHASPVLHGINYLLGELDEKYLTTLREFGGLQSYPSRSKDPDTVDYSTGSVGIGATAPIWGAMARRYVETTTGGAGTGRQYSLVGDAELDEGAVWEAILDPGIADLGEVVWIVDLNRQSLDRVIPNIAANRLEKMFDAAGWQVITVKFGRLLEELFTRPGGQALRTRILDMPNPEYQRLLRCSADEVRTRLPGNGPGSTEISALIAGLDDATLTAAIRNLGGHDLSALTAAYRQIDDTRPTVIIAYTIKGYGLPTQGHPQNHSSLLSVDEYASLAADLGMDPASPWGRFAADSAAGRRCASNAERLRRNPVPALPALTIPTDIGRTPKGTATTQAALGRVLLDLTREAPEAAKRVVTVSPDVSSTTNLAGWVNKVGVWSAAERRNWFDDDRETIMHWNERPTGQHMELGIAETNLVGLMGELGATWSRWGQPLFPIGVMYDPFVERALEPWSYGIYAGGQSILVGTPSGVTLAAEGGAHQSIKTPSIGLEQPGCISYEPAFAIDTEWTLLASIGRLGRPDGTSAYLRLSTRPVDQTLAAVPTDPAARECRRRQVVAGGYPLVRRDDAQVTLVAIGAMITEALAAADRLAEQGIPADVVCITSPGLLFEAVQGRQGRGSGESWILDQLFPADRATPIVTVLDGHPHTLAFLAGINQVRSTALGVSKFGQVGSLDEVYRYHGIDTDSIVRAALDIIP, encoded by the coding sequence ATGCACGACACCCTGCCCGTCGCCCCCGGAACCGCGACCCCGCCCGCCCAGGCCGGTGGTCCGGTGGATCTGGAGACACTCGAAACGATTCGGCAGCGGGTGTTGTGGCTCTCCACCTCGATGATCCACCATGCCAACCGCATCCGCCCCAACCCCACCGGCCTCAAGGTCGGCGGGCATCAGGCCTCGTGCGCCTCGATGGTCTCGATCATGACCTCGCTGTGGTTCGAACAGCTCCAGCCCGGTGACCGGGTGTCGGTCAAGCCGCACGCCTCCCCCGTGTTGCACGGCATCAACTACCTGCTCGGGGAGCTCGACGAGAAGTACCTGACCACCCTGCGGGAATTCGGCGGCCTGCAGTCCTACCCCAGCCGGTCCAAGGATCCCGACACCGTCGACTACTCCACCGGTTCGGTCGGCATCGGCGCTACCGCCCCGATCTGGGGTGCGATGGCCCGCCGCTACGTCGAAACCACTACCGGCGGGGCGGGCACCGGCCGTCAGTACTCGCTGGTCGGAGACGCCGAACTCGACGAGGGCGCGGTGTGGGAGGCCATCCTCGACCCGGGCATCGCCGACCTCGGTGAGGTCGTGTGGATCGTGGACCTCAACCGGCAGTCCCTGGACCGGGTCATTCCCAACATCGCCGCGAACCGGTTGGAGAAGATGTTCGACGCCGCCGGCTGGCAGGTGATCACCGTCAAGTTCGGCAGACTCCTCGAAGAGTTGTTCACCCGGCCCGGTGGGCAGGCGCTGCGCACCCGGATCCTGGACATGCCCAACCCGGAGTACCAGCGGCTGCTGCGGTGCAGCGCCGATGAGGTCCGCACCCGCCTGCCCGGGAACGGCCCCGGGAGCACCGAGATCAGCGCGCTGATCGCCGGCCTCGACGATGCCACCCTGACCGCGGCGATCCGCAACCTCGGCGGCCACGACCTGTCCGCCCTGACCGCGGCCTATCGGCAGATCGACGACACCCGGCCGACCGTGATCATCGCCTACACCATCAAGGGCTACGGGCTGCCCACCCAAGGACACCCGCAGAACCACTCGTCGCTGCTGTCGGTCGACGAATACGCCTCGCTCGCGGCGGATCTGGGCATGGACCCGGCGTCGCCGTGGGGCCGGTTCGCCGCCGACTCCGCGGCCGGGCGGCGGTGCGCGAGCAACGCGGAGCGGCTGCGCCGGAACCCTGTCCCGGCGCTGCCCGCGCTCACGATCCCCACCGACATCGGCCGCACCCCCAAGGGCACCGCCACCACCCAGGCGGCCCTGGGCCGGGTGCTGCTGGACCTGACCCGCGAAGCCCCCGAGGCGGCCAAGCGGGTGGTCACGGTCAGCCCGGACGTGAGTTCGACGACCAACCTGGCGGGTTGGGTCAACAAGGTCGGCGTGTGGTCGGCGGCCGAGCGCCGCAACTGGTTCGACGACGACCGCGAGACCATCATGCACTGGAATGAGCGGCCCACCGGGCAGCACATGGAACTGGGCATCGCCGAAACCAACCTGGTCGGACTGATGGGTGAGCTCGGTGCCACCTGGAGCCGGTGGGGGCAGCCGCTGTTTCCGATCGGCGTGATGTACGACCCGTTCGTCGAACGCGCCCTCGAGCCCTGGTCGTACGGCATCTACGCGGGCGGGCAGTCGATCCTGGTCGGCACCCCCTCTGGTGTCACCCTGGCCGCCGAAGGCGGTGCGCACCAGTCGATCAAGACCCCGTCCATCGGTCTCGAGCAGCCCGGGTGCATCAGCTACGAACCGGCGTTCGCGATCGACACCGAGTGGACCTTGCTGGCCAGCATCGGCCGGCTCGGTCGCCCGGACGGCACCTCCGCCTACCTGCGGCTGTCCACCCGCCCCGTCGACCAAACATTGGCGGCGGTGCCCACCGATCCGGCGGCCCGCGAATGCCGCCGCCGTCAGGTGGTGGCCGGCGGGTATCCGCTGGTGCGCCGGGACGACGCGCAGGTCACGCTCGTGGCGATCGGGGCGATGATCACCGAGGCATTGGCGGCCGCCGATCGTCTCGCCGAACAGGGCATCCCCGCCGACGTCGTCTGCATCACCAGCCCCGGGTTGCTGTTCGAGGCCGTGCAGGGGCGGCAGGGCCGCGGGTCCGGGGAGAGCTGGATCCTCGATCAGCTCTTCCCCGCCGACCGCGCCACCCCGATCGTCACCGTCCTCGACGGGCACCCGCACACGCTGGCGTTCCTCGCCGGCATCAACCAGGTGCGCAGCACCGCACTCGGAGTGAGCAAGTTCGGGCAGGTCGGCTCGCTCGACGAGGTGTACCGCTACCACGGCATCGACACCGACAGCATTGTGCGGGCCGCGCTCGACATCATCCCCTGA